In Plasmodium chabaudi chabaudi strain AS genome assembly, chromosome: 9, the following proteins share a genomic window:
- a CDS encoding CIR protein, whose translation MDPNGMCETFLEADKIINGENGARMKMEEIDKKSSYYEFCPNKKCLTDVQRIGVMTTHVFLKGKADKNNEYGEYFLMWLSDKLFNMYQKDKRKGENNRITLDEAYKKYLDKDIGDYKYWNLLGNINGLKEANLSHMNEFYKLLKHICKTIMHHKIKPTESASLIQNSTNSSNQYMLLYQNVSECDSYLHLLDNLKKTYEKFRSTIKNGDPNLASSLQTLTTIENTDSYFVKGFSTFDFSNSKCQSEYDDEILEKWRKDQARTKQKDNGANEDNNPQNPKVQSSVAQTPSPLAETGASPSIPDNGADTLESQNKVVGDTQSKENSKGSETTGICDIYVPKEYKQTRILIIVILIPITLAIMYKYLSFGRRNELKRKKNMKKVINLMEGKRHMQIIIKSSSQKKQTKKSINPVYGEKSPSINIYKLIQADPVPFINLIFLVIFLFIKEKTILWKDIFN comes from the exons ATGGACCCCAATGGAATG TGTGAGACATTTCTTGAAGCTGATAAGATTATTAATGGTGAAAATGGTGCCAGGATGAAGATGGAGGAAATTGACAAAAAATCATCATATTATGAATTTTGTcctaataaaaaatgtctaACAGATGTGCAGCGTATTGGTGTTATGACCACGCATGTATTTTTGAAAGGAAAAgcagataaaaataacgaatatggtgaatattttttgatgtgGCTAAgtgataaattatttaatatgtaccaaaaagacaaaagaaaaggggaaaataatagaatTACTTTAGATGAGGCttataaaaagtatttaGACAAAGATATAGGagattataaatattggaATCTTTTAGGTAATATAAATGGTTTGAAAGAAGCTAATCTTAGTCACATGAACGAATTTTATAAGTTACTTAagcatatatgtaaaacaATTATGCATCATAAAATTAAACCTACCGAATCTGCGAGCCTTATCCAGAATTCTACCAATAGTTCTAATCAATATATGCTGCTTTATCAAAATGTTTCTGAATGTGATTCATATCTTCATTTATTGgataatttgaaaaaaacatatgagAAATTTAGAAGTACTATTAAGAATGGTGATCCAAATTTAGCAAGTTCTCTTCAAACACTTACAACGATAGAAAATACCGATTCATATTTTGTGAAAGGTTTTAGCACATTTGATTTCAGTAATTCAAAGTGCCAATCAGAATATGATGATGAAATACTCGAAAAATGGAGGAAAGACCAAGCTCGAACGAAGCAAAAAGATAATGGAGCCAATGAGGATAATAATCCACAAAACCCAAAAGTACAAAGTTCAGTGGCCCAAACACCAAGTCCCCTGGCGGAAACAGGAGCATCACCAAGCATACCTGATAATGGAGCTGATACATTAGAAAGTCAAAATAAAGTAGTAGGCGATACTCAAAGCAAAGAAAACAGTAAAGGGAGTGAAACAACAGGAATATgtgatatatatgtaccCAAAGAATACAAGCAAACTagaatattaattatagtTATTTTAATACCCATTACTTTAGCTATTATGTACAAg tatttatcatttggaCGAAGAAATGAATtgaagagaaaaaaaaacatgaaaaaggttataaatttaatggAAGGGAAAAGACATatgcaaataattataaaatcatctagtcaaaaaaaacaaactaAAAAATCTATAAATCCTGTTTATGGGGAAAAATCTCcatcaataaatatatacaaacttATCCAGGCTGATCCTGtaccatttattaatttaatttttttggtgatttttttgtttataaaagaaaagacaATTCTTTGGAaggatatatttaattaa
- a CDS encoding CIR protein, producing MRNPSYKIEDVYKEFVTISNYFDEDKNDGTKTKVTNEAIHNYCHYKDRSDSNKCFDYYEMTSSGVIYLLENLKKKCNLDDDKLAEYAILWLSYKLKIKENTIIKKLSDFYDSYIETNEYYKDKINGDDGLTYKEIIDKKKDLMDMNISEIFKLDAPFNILYFLYYAYNYDYWDCAKNSNYANSFVNQFNDLNNDPNNKENSSYNKLLSILSDDYNNLQKKCTNFPFLPVYPRSFSIKVTLIPITFIFVAIPIFLELAYKYSLFGFGKRSQKQYLREKRKKAKRKVYNYLLLEERDYSRNSNNY from the exons ATGAGAAACCCAAGTTATAAGATTGAGGATGTg tATAAAGAATTTGTTACGATCAGTAACTATTTTGATGAggataaaaatgatggaACAAAAACTAAAGTAACTAATGAAGCAATCCACAATTATTGTCATTACAAGGATAGATCAGATAGTAATAAATGTTTTGATTATTATGAAATGACTAGTTCTGgtgttatttatttgctagaaaatttaaagaagAAGTGTAATTTAGACGATGATAAACTTGCCGAATACGCTATTTTATGGTTAAGTTATaaactaaaaataaaggaaaatactataatcaaaaaattaagtgATTTTTATGATAGTTATATAGAAACAAATGAGTattataaagataaaataaatggtgATGATGGTCTGACTTATAAGGAAAttatagataaaaaaaaagatttgatggatatgaatattagtgaaatatttaaactTGACGCcccatttaatatattatattttttgtattatgcatataattatgattatTGGGATTGCGCTAAAAATTCGAATTATGCTAATAGTTTTGTTAATCAATTTAATGATCTCAATAATGAtcctaataataaagaaaacagttcatataataaattgttaTCTATATTATCAGATGATTATAacaatttacaaaaaaaatgtaccAATTTTCCATTCCTCCCAGTTTATCCACGAAGTTTTTCAATAAAAGTTACGTTAATTCCaattacatttatatttgttgcAATACCTATTTTCTTGGAACTTGCTTAtaag tattcattatttggatTTGGTAAACGATCtcaaaaacaatatttaagagaaaaacgaaaaaaagcAAAGAGGAAAgtgtataattatttattactcGAAGAGAGGGATTATTCCAGgaatagtaataattattGA
- a CDS encoding CIR protein, with amino-acid sequence MSKGVCEEINNMGKYIVVKQKDSGVDIEFDNILNDYCPNKNNGRNGQCETNDEKISAGFIWLLVMFEHWCDEECPQNEKDRYVEYAILWLSYMLNQISNEGISTLKNFYTNHIETNTNYTNNVTSASDSNYKEIIDKKINLMNANKNIIPKFYDVFKSLCSMYSELDDDEPDYTNCLKNAQNFVDEYQTFLNNNDVDIDDSSYKQILPILSNCYDNFKKKCNNTQSSNFPLLPTTKTTQNVVEISEATSSSSSVASKLIPVLSIFAISLFLGIAYKYSLFGFDKQRHRQYLREKLKKIKKKMNDYI; translated from the exons atgTCTAAGGGAGTg TGTGaagaaattaataatatgggtaaatatattgttgtGAAGCAGAAAGATTCAGGAGTAGATATtgaatttgataatatattgaaCGATTACTGCCCTAACAAGAACAATGGGAGAAATGGACAATGTGAAacaaatgatgaaaaaataagtgCTGGGTTTATATGGTTGCTAGTGATGTTCGAGCATTGGTGTGACGAGGAATGCCctcaaaatgaaaaagaccGATATGTTGAATATGCTATTTTATGGTTAAGTTATATGCTAAATCAAATATCAAATGAAGGAATCTctacattaaaaaatttctaTACTAATCATATAGAAACAAATACGAACTATACTAATAATGTAACTAGTGCCAGTGATAGTAACTATAAGGAAATcatagataaaaaaattaatttgatGAATGCGAATAAGAACATTATACCTAAATTTTATGATGTATTTAAATCATTATGTAGCATGTATAGTGAACTTGATGACGATGAGCCGGATTACACAAACTGTTTGAAAAATGCCCAAAATTTTGTTGATGAATATCAAACATTccttaataataatgatgttGATATTGATGATAGTTCATATAAGCAAATATTGcctatattatcaaattgttacgataattttaaaaagaagTGTAATAATACTCAATCTAGCAACTTTCCACTCCTTCCAACGACAAAAACAACACAAAATGTTGTAGAAATTTCTGAAGCTACATCATCAAGTTCGTCGGTAGCAAGCAAATTAATTCCAGTTTTATCAATATTTGCAATATCACTTTTCTTGGGAATTGCTTATAAg